One genomic segment of Terriglobia bacterium includes these proteins:
- a CDS encoding molybdopterin-dependent oxidoreductase, whose product MQKEEFAVMERPSPNAPRLLKRRDFIKIFGGGIIVFFTVDVLDFFGQEPRRGYPTDFNAYLRIAEDGQVTVYSGKIEMGQGVITSLAQMAADELGVSLESVHMVLGDTELCPWDMGTFGSMSTRFFGPALRAAAAEAKAVLLDLASEQLKTAKDKLSVQNGTIFLTGDKNARVTFGQLAKGQKITRKLDGKAVTKSVSEFTVMGRPVNRMDGVSKVTGKAQYAGDMRLPGMMYARILRPPAHGATLKNADTSAAEKMPGVTVVKEGGLIAVLHPDPEGAEKALASIKAEFDIPKATVNDKTIFNHLLGAAPPLQERERKGDLAEGEKAAVEVFDRKYVNGYGAHAPIETHTALARVEGGKATVWTSTQTPFPNQQQIAQALGFPPENVRVITPFVGGGFGGKSSAGLQAIEAAKLAKIAGKPVQVAWTRAEEFFYDTFRPAAVVKVKSGADKAGKICLWDYHVYFAGARSAEQFYDVPNNLIRVYGQWGRDPGKTHLFATGPWRAPGANINVFARESQIDIMAAKAKIDPLEFRLNNTSDKRMRSVLEAAAEKFGWNKATLPSGRGYGIACGIDAGTYVATIAEVRVDQSSGKVKVKRMVCAQDMGIVINPDGARMQMEGCMMMGLGYALSEEVRFNGGELLTKNFDTYELPRFSGLPEIEAILVKNDALTPQGGGEPAIVPIGAAIANAIYDAAGIRLFQMPMTPERVKEALKGM is encoded by the coding sequence ATGCAAAAAGAAGAATTCGCGGTGATGGAAAGGCCGTCTCCCAACGCCCCACGATTACTGAAGCGGCGCGACTTCATAAAGATTTTTGGTGGAGGAATCATCGTTTTTTTCACCGTTGACGTGTTGGACTTCTTCGGGCAGGAACCCCGGAGAGGGTATCCGACCGATTTCAATGCCTATCTTCGGATTGCCGAAGATGGCCAGGTGACGGTTTATTCGGGAAAGATTGAGATGGGGCAGGGCGTCATCACCTCGCTGGCACAGATGGCGGCGGACGAGCTTGGCGTTTCGCTGGAATCCGTCCACATGGTGCTCGGAGATACGGAACTGTGTCCATGGGACATGGGGACATTTGGATCGATGTCGACGCGCTTCTTTGGGCCGGCGCTCCGCGCGGCCGCTGCGGAGGCGAAGGCGGTGTTGCTGGATCTGGCTTCGGAGCAGTTGAAGACCGCCAAGGATAAGCTGAGCGTCCAGAATGGAACTATCTTTCTCACCGGCGACAAGAACGCCCGCGTCACCTTTGGCCAGTTAGCAAAAGGACAGAAGATTACACGCAAACTGGATGGAAAGGCCGTAACGAAATCCGTGTCGGAATTTACGGTCATGGGCAGGCCGGTGAACCGAATGGATGGCGTATCGAAGGTGACCGGCAAGGCCCAGTATGCCGGGGACATGAGGCTGCCCGGCATGATGTACGCCAGGATCCTCCGTCCGCCTGCACACGGGGCCACCCTGAAGAATGCCGATACCTCGGCAGCTGAGAAAATGCCCGGGGTCACCGTGGTTAAAGAAGGAGGCCTGATTGCTGTTCTGCATCCGGATCCGGAAGGAGCGGAAAAAGCCCTTGCCAGTATCAAGGCTGAATTTGATATTCCCAAGGCAACGGTCAACGATAAGACCATCTTCAATCATCTCCTCGGCGCCGCCCCTCCCCTGCAGGAAAGAGAGCGGAAAGGGGATCTGGCGGAGGGGGAGAAGGCGGCCGTGGAGGTCTTTGACCGAAAATATGTGAATGGCTATGGCGCGCATGCTCCTATCGAAACCCATACCGCTCTTGCAAGGGTCGAAGGTGGAAAGGCAACGGTTTGGACCTCGACTCAAACGCCGTTTCCGAACCAACAACAGATCGCTCAAGCCCTCGGCTTCCCTCCAGAAAATGTCCGGGTGATCACGCCCTTCGTGGGCGGTGGGTTTGGCGGGAAGAGCAGCGCTGGCCTTCAGGCAATTGAAGCCGCGAAACTGGCCAAGATTGCGGGGAAGCCGGTCCAGGTGGCTTGGACTCGCGCTGAGGAGTTCTTCTACGATACGTTCAGGCCGGCGGCAGTGGTCAAGGTCAAATCCGGCGCAGACAAAGCGGGCAAGATCTGCCTGTGGGATTATCACGTGTACTTTGCGGGCGCGAGAAGTGCCGAGCAATTTTATGATGTCCCGAACAATCTCATCCGGGTCTATGGTCAGTGGGGAAGGGATCCGGGGAAAACGCATCTCTTTGCTACGGGACCGTGGCGTGCTCCCGGAGCGAACATCAATGTTTTTGCGAGGGAGTCGCAGATCGACATCATGGCGGCCAAAGCAAAGATCGATCCGCTGGAATTCCGCTTGAATAACACTTCCGACAAGAGGATGCGGAGTGTCCTCGAAGCGGCGGCTGAAAAATTTGGCTGGAATAAAGCGACCCTTCCGAGCGGACGCGGTTACGGGATTGCGTGTGGTATTGATGCGGGAACTTATGTGGCGACGATCGCTGAGGTTCGGGTCGATCAGTCCAGCGGTAAGGTGAAGGTCAAGCGGATGGTGTGTGCCCAGGACATGGGAATTGTCATCAATCCGGATGGCGCCCGGATGCAGATGGAAGGGTGCATGATGATGGGGTTGGGGTACGCGTTATCGGAGGAGGTTCGGTTTAATGGCGGCGAGTTACTGACAAAGAATTTTGATACCTATGAATTGCCTCGTTTTTCCGGGTTGCCGGAGATTGAGGCTATTCTCGTAAAGAACGACGCGCTGACACCTCAAGGTGGGGGAGAACCGGCGATCGTGCCGATTGGTGCGGCAATTGCCAACGCCATTTACGACGCCGCCGGCATCCGTCTGTTCCAAATGCCCATGACACCGGAAAGAGTCAAAGAAGCGCTCAAGGGGATGTAG
- a CDS encoding ABC transporter permease, with protein sequence MDTLIQDLRYAGRMLLKSPAITLVAIVSLALGIGANTTIFSWVKSILLQPLPGVADTNHLFVLEEKTLSGSFTSTSYPDFSDYQKNAAGMVDLAAYAMTPLGLSAGDRTDRVWGEVVSGNYFDVMGVKPALGRTFRPEEGRVPGAYPVVVLSYGLWARRFNSDPDILGKTVTLNSQPFTIIGVAPRNFYGSFVSLSMDLWIPIMMQRQISTGTSMLDVRGSHWLLVFVRPRPGVKMAPAQSTIDSLVHELAAQYPDTNSGRTATLLPIWKSHFGAPQIFRPVLTVLMAVVGVVLLIACANVANLILARSLGRRKEIAIRLSVGASRGRLVRQLLTESTLLALLGGTAGLGLAHWGASLMRTFTPPANLPIQLTIETDGRVLLFTFLVSVLTGLIFGLMPAMHSSNLHLVTALKDETVRTHGKSRMRTSLVTAQVALSLVLLIGAALFLQSLRKAQTIDPGFDPNNVLVASYDLLASGYSTPQGKVFQKQLLERVQTLPGVQSASLIRRLPLGFTGTNSMSVTIDGYVPKPKEEVVISMNWVGPEYFHTMRTPILKGRDFTLQDEASTQRYVIINQAMADRYWNGRDPLGQKIQAGSASCEVIGVVKTGKYESLGEDPVPYMFFPLIQFYHSDATVVVRVQGDPAAYQSAVREVVRSLDSRLPLFDFHRLSDYMETPVFAPRMAASILGLFGILALVLATVGLYSVMAYSVMQRSHEIGIRMALGAQRKDVLSLVIKHGLFITGIGISLGLLGAFGVTRLARSMLFGISPADPVTFLTISLALSAVAILACLIPARRATRIDPLVALRYE encoded by the coding sequence ATGGACACTTTAATTCAGGATCTGCGTTATGCAGGTCGGATGTTACTGAAAAGCCCGGCCATCACGCTCGTCGCCATCGTCTCCCTTGCCCTTGGCATAGGAGCCAATACGACGATATTCAGCTGGGTGAAGTCGATCCTGCTTCAACCCTTGCCGGGGGTCGCGGACACCAATCACCTCTTTGTCCTGGAGGAGAAAACCCTTTCTGGGTCCTTCACCAGCACGTCGTACCCTGACTTCTCCGATTATCAAAAAAACGCCGCCGGGATGGTCGATCTGGCCGCCTATGCGATGACCCCCCTGGGTCTGAGCGCGGGAGACCGGACGGATCGTGTGTGGGGGGAGGTGGTTTCTGGAAACTACTTCGATGTGATGGGGGTAAAGCCTGCGCTGGGACGCACCTTTCGACCCGAAGAAGGAAGAGTGCCCGGGGCCTATCCGGTGGTGGTGTTGAGCTACGGCCTGTGGGCACGGCGCTTCAATTCAGATCCGGACATCCTGGGAAAGACCGTGACCTTGAATAGTCAGCCCTTCACCATCATTGGCGTCGCCCCCAGGAATTTTTATGGGTCCTTCGTGAGTCTCTCCATGGATCTTTGGATCCCGATCATGATGCAGCGCCAGATCTCCACCGGGACAAGCATGCTCGATGTGCGGGGGAGCCACTGGCTGCTGGTCTTCGTCCGTCCTCGACCGGGAGTCAAGATGGCCCCGGCCCAATCCACCATCGACTCCTTGGTCCATGAGCTTGCCGCGCAATATCCCGATACCAACTCGGGTCGAACGGCCACTCTTCTCCCCATCTGGAAATCTCATTTCGGGGCTCCCCAAATATTCCGGCCCGTGTTGACGGTGCTGATGGCAGTGGTCGGCGTCGTCCTGCTCATCGCCTGCGCCAATGTCGCCAATTTGATTCTGGCCCGCAGCCTGGGACGACGCAAGGAAATTGCGATTCGCCTCTCGGTGGGCGCCAGTCGCGGCCGCCTGGTGCGTCAGTTACTCACAGAGAGCACTCTCCTGGCCCTGTTGGGAGGAACGGCGGGCCTGGGGCTGGCGCATTGGGGGGCAAGTCTCATGCGCACCTTTACTCCCCCTGCCAACCTGCCGATTCAACTGACCATCGAAACCGATGGACGCGTTCTCCTGTTTACTTTTCTGGTCTCCGTCCTGACCGGTCTGATCTTCGGTTTGATGCCGGCGATGCATTCCTCGAACCTCCATCTCGTTACGGCGCTCAAAGACGAAACCGTCCGCACGCACGGAAAATCGCGAATGCGGACCTCGCTGGTGACCGCCCAAGTGGCGCTCTCCCTGGTCCTGTTGATTGGGGCGGCCCTCTTTCTACAAAGCCTGCGAAAGGCCCAAACCATCGACCCGGGGTTTGATCCAAACAACGTCCTGGTCGCCTCCTACGATCTCCTGGCCAGCGGGTACTCAACCCCGCAAGGGAAGGTCTTTCAAAAACAATTACTGGAGCGCGTTCAGACGCTTCCCGGGGTACAGTCCGCAAGCCTTATTCGCCGGCTGCCCCTTGGATTCACGGGAACAAATTCAATGAGCGTGACCATTGACGGCTACGTGCCGAAGCCTAAGGAAGAGGTGGTGATCTCCATGAATTGGGTGGGGCCGGAATATTTTCATACCATGCGGACCCCCATCCTGAAAGGGAGGGATTTTACCCTCCAGGACGAGGCCTCCACCCAGCGTTATGTGATCATTAACCAGGCCATGGCCGATCGGTATTGGAACGGGAGAGATCCGCTGGGACAGAAGATCCAAGCGGGTTCGGCGAGCTGCGAGGTGATTGGCGTGGTGAAGACCGGCAAGTATGAAAGTCTGGGAGAAGATCCCGTCCCGTACATGTTCTTCCCTCTTATCCAGTTCTATCACTCCGATGCCACCGTGGTGGTCCGCGTCCAAGGAGATCCGGCTGCGTACCAGTCCGCCGTCCGGGAAGTCGTGCGTTCGTTGGATTCCCGCCTCCCACTCTTCGACTTCCACCGCCTCTCGGATTATATGGAGACGCCGGTCTTCGCGCCTCGCATGGCTGCTTCCATCCTGGGGCTGTTCGGGATCCTGGCGTTAGTCCTGGCCACGGTCGGACTGTACAGTGTGATGGCCTATTCGGTCATGCAAAGGAGTCATGAGATTGGCATCCGCATGGCCCTGGGCGCTCAGCGCAAAGATGTCCTTTCGCTCGTCATCAAGCATGGACTCTTCATCACAGGAATCGGAATCTCCCTGGGTCTGTTGGGTGCTTTCGGGGTCACGCGCTTGGCGCGGAGCATGCTCTTTGGGATCAGCCCCGCGGATCCGGTGACTTTCCTGACCATTTCGCTGGCCCTCTCCGCAGTCGCAATCCTCGCTTGTCTTATCCCTGCACGGCGAGCCACTCGGATTGATCCGTTAGTGGCATTGAGGTATGAATAG
- a CDS encoding prohibitin family protein — protein MSLFQKGTGDSGSTLRIPPAKHILSLGIGKIALAVVAFLILWTSTTSVPTGHVGVLTLFGRVTGEALSEGLHMINPLKSVHKMSIQTQTIKESASVPSNEGLIMSLDTSLIFKLDRTKAAEVYQGIGENYVNVVLEPNLRAAIRGVTSAHSANALYTGAREEVAQRIQDELAQTLAPRGIVVERVLLRDIQLPAMLRSSIEAKQQAEQDALRMSFVLQKEKQEAERKRIEAQGISDFQRIVAQGISPQLLEWKGIEATEKLALGTNAKVVIIGNSKTGLPLILGPQ, from the coding sequence ATGTCTTTATTTCAGAAGGGCACCGGAGATTCGGGCTCAACCTTACGTATTCCACCTGCGAAGCACATCCTTTCCCTGGGTATCGGAAAGATCGCCCTTGCGGTGGTGGCGTTTCTAATCCTGTGGACGTCGACGACTTCAGTCCCCACCGGGCATGTAGGCGTTCTGACGCTCTTCGGTCGGGTCACCGGCGAAGCCCTTTCCGAAGGTCTGCACATGATCAATCCCCTCAAGTCAGTTCACAAAATGTCCATCCAAACACAGACGATTAAGGAATCGGCCAGCGTCCCGTCAAACGAAGGTCTTATAATGTCCCTGGACACCTCATTGATATTCAAGCTCGACCGGACCAAGGCAGCCGAAGTCTACCAGGGGATCGGCGAGAATTATGTCAATGTGGTGCTCGAACCGAACCTCCGCGCGGCCATCCGCGGGGTGACCTCAGCCCACAGCGCCAACGCGCTCTATACAGGGGCGCGCGAGGAGGTGGCACAACGAATTCAGGACGAACTCGCCCAGACCCTGGCCCCTCGCGGGATTGTGGTCGAGCGGGTGCTGCTGCGGGACATCCAGTTGCCGGCCATGTTGCGTAGCTCCATCGAAGCAAAGCAGCAAGCCGAGCAGGACGCGCTTCGCATGAGCTTCGTTCTCCAAAAGGAGAAACAGGAAGCCGAGCGCAAGCGCATCGAGGCCCAAGGCATCTCCGACTTCCAACGCATCGTGGCCCAGGGGATCAGCCCTCAGTTGCTGGAATGGAAAGGCATCGAGGCGACCGAGAAGCTTGCCCTCGGTACCAACGCCAAGGTCGTAATCATCGGCAATTCCAAGACAGGTCTTCCGCTGATCCTGGGGCCACAGTAG
- a CDS encoding dienelactone hydrolase family protein, which yields MALEKSPRHGEYLDMKLPGSDQKIRTWVVYPERKDKAPVVLVIHEIFGLSDWIRAVADQLAAEGYIAVAPDLLSGKGPGGGGTDSVSSRDDVVKLIRSLTPEETIARLNAVRAYAIHLPAASGKSATVGFCWGGSASFAYAAAQPDLNAAAVYYGTPPDAAGLARIKAPVAGFYGGDDARVTATVEPATAEMKRLGKVYDPHIYEGAGHGFLRAQTGKDGANLKATQQAWPSMLAFFKKSL from the coding sequence ATGGCGCTGGAAAAATCTCCTCGCCATGGGGAGTACCTCGACATGAAATTGCCTGGGAGCGATCAGAAGATTCGGACCTGGGTGGTATATCCGGAAAGAAAAGATAAAGCGCCGGTAGTCCTGGTGATCCATGAGATCTTTGGTCTCTCGGATTGGATCCGGGCAGTCGCCGATCAACTGGCAGCAGAGGGCTATATTGCGGTGGCCCCCGACCTTTTGTCCGGAAAGGGTCCCGGAGGTGGAGGAACGGATTCAGTGTCGAGTCGCGATGACGTGGTGAAACTGATTCGATCCCTGACACCGGAAGAGACGATTGCGCGATTGAATGCGGTGCGGGCCTATGCCATCCATTTGCCTGCGGCGAGCGGGAAGAGTGCGACTGTAGGGTTTTGTTGGGGTGGATCGGCCAGCTTCGCCTATGCTGCCGCGCAACCTGATCTGAATGCCGCTGCCGTGTACTACGGCACGCCGCCTGATGCCGCCGGCCTCGCCAGAATCAAAGCGCCGGTAGCCGGATTTTATGGCGGGGATGACGCACGGGTTACAGCCACGGTGGAGCCTGCCACCGCCGAGATGAAGAGGCTCGGGAAGGTGTATGATCCGCACATCTATGAAGGCGCCGGCCATGGGTTCCTTCGGGCCCAAACCGGCAAGGACGGCGCCAATCTGAAAGCCACTCAACAGGCATGGCCCAGCATGCTGGCGTTCTTTAAGAAGAGCCTCTAG
- a CDS encoding molybdopterin-dependent oxidoreductase: MSRHAQSDAMLEPERYEIHGAPTYHFEWPRRDFFKVLGAGVLIVCVPKEAWSLQESGGARRQPGESLPREIDAWLHIAETGAVTIYTGKVEMGQNIRTSLTQAVAEELRIGVDRIRLVMGDTRLVPFDMGTFGSRTTPTMNPQLRKVAAAARELLVDLAAEHWKVGRGRLTAANGQIMDPESKRTIEYADLVKDRHLTQAIPAQEPLTPAGQWTVAGKSIPKVDGRDFVTGKHRYPSDQRVPDMLYGKILRPPSFGATLLSLDTRAAERIAGVTVVHDGNFIGVAAPSDEIASRAITLLQAEWKSQPQPSHKELFEYLKTNSSGERSRDYEVGSMEKGLSAADHRHEQTYTVAYIAHAPLEPRAALAQWSGEELTVWTGTQRPFAVRSELAEAFRIPEDHVRVQMPDTGSGYGGKHTGESAVEAARLARAAKRPVKLVWTRGEEFTWAYFRPAGVIQIRSGLRRDGIITAWEFHNYNSGAAGIRTYYDVANQQIEFHPTRSPLRQGSYRALAATANHFARESFMDELANLLKLDPLEFRLKNLKDERLRAVFQAAAERFGWGRAKREAGRGFGIGGGFEKGGNVATCVEVAVDPPTGQVKVVRIVTAFECGAIVNPNHLQNQIEGANIMGLGGALFEAIEFENGRIVNPRFSKYRVPRFGDVPRIDTVLLDRKDLPSVGAGETPIVGLAPAIGNAIFDATGIRLRSLPMVPSGLKKP; this comes from the coding sequence ATGAGCCGCCACGCTCAATCGGACGCAATGCTGGAACCCGAACGGTACGAGATTCACGGGGCGCCCACCTATCATTTCGAATGGCCCCGCCGGGACTTCTTCAAGGTCCTGGGCGCGGGCGTGTTGATCGTCTGCGTACCTAAAGAGGCCTGGAGCCTGCAGGAGTCCGGCGGAGCGAGACGTCAGCCCGGAGAATCGCTTCCCAGGGAGATCGATGCATGGTTGCACATCGCCGAGACCGGTGCTGTTACGATTTATACCGGAAAGGTGGAGATGGGTCAGAATATCCGGACTTCGCTCACCCAGGCAGTGGCCGAAGAACTTCGGATCGGTGTGGATAGAATCCGCCTGGTCATGGGTGATACGCGACTGGTCCCTTTCGACATGGGAACATTCGGGAGCCGCACCACCCCGACCATGAATCCGCAGCTTCGCAAGGTTGCAGCCGCAGCGCGCGAATTGTTGGTCGATTTGGCAGCCGAGCACTGGAAAGTCGGCCGCGGCCGACTGACGGCCGCTAACGGCCAGATCATGGATCCCGAATCAAAGCGCACGATCGAATATGCCGACCTGGTCAAAGACCGCCACTTGACCCAGGCCATACCCGCCCAGGAACCTCTGACCCCGGCGGGCCAATGGACGGTCGCAGGCAAATCAATCCCAAAGGTCGATGGAAGGGACTTCGTGACGGGGAAACACCGCTATCCCTCCGATCAGCGGGTGCCTGACATGCTCTATGGCAAGATCCTCCGACCACCCTCCTTCGGCGCCACGCTCTTGTCTCTCGACACGCGAGCCGCGGAGAGGATCGCCGGAGTTACGGTTGTCCACGATGGCAATTTTATTGGAGTGGCGGCGCCCAGCGATGAGATTGCGTCCCGTGCCATCACCCTTCTCCAGGCGGAGTGGAAGTCTCAACCGCAGCCATCCCACAAGGAGCTCTTCGAGTATCTCAAGACCAATTCCTCGGGCGAACGAAGCCGGGACTACGAGGTCGGGTCAATGGAGAAAGGGCTCAGCGCCGCCGATCACCGCCATGAACAAACCTATACGGTCGCTTACATTGCCCATGCCCCCTTGGAACCGCGGGCGGCACTGGCCCAATGGTCCGGAGAGGAACTCACGGTCTGGACCGGGACGCAACGGCCTTTCGCTGTTCGGAGCGAATTGGCCGAGGCCTTTCGGATTCCCGAAGACCATGTCCGCGTCCAGATGCCCGACACCGGTTCCGGATATGGAGGGAAGCACACCGGTGAGAGCGCCGTCGAGGCGGCGCGATTGGCACGTGCCGCCAAGCGCCCCGTCAAGTTGGTATGGACCCGTGGGGAGGAATTCACCTGGGCCTATTTTCGCCCGGCTGGAGTGATCCAGATCCGCAGTGGCCTCCGCCGCGATGGCATCATCACCGCGTGGGAGTTTCACAACTATAACTCCGGAGCCGCCGGAATTCGGACCTATTATGATGTGGCCAACCAGCAGATCGAGTTTCACCCGACCCGTTCTCCATTGCGGCAGGGTTCGTATCGCGCGCTTGCCGCCACTGCAAATCACTTCGCCCGCGAGTCTTTCATGGACGAATTGGCAAACCTCCTGAAACTGGATCCGTTGGAGTTCCGTTTAAAGAACTTGAAGGATGAGCGGCTGCGAGCGGTATTTCAAGCGGCGGCCGAACGGTTCGGCTGGGGCCGGGCTAAGAGAGAGGCCGGCCGTGGATTTGGAATCGGCGGTGGATTTGAGAAAGGCGGGAATGTGGCCACGTGCGTCGAAGTGGCTGTCGATCCACCCACCGGGCAGGTTAAAGTCGTTCGCATCGTCACCGCCTTTGAGTGCGGCGCCATTGTCAATCCCAACCATCTGCAAAATCAAATTGAAGGGGCAAACATCATGGGTCTGGGAGGAGCACTCTTCGAGGCCATCGAATTCGAGAACGGCCGAATTGTGAATCCTCGCTTCTCGAAGTATCGAGTCCCGCGATTCGGCGACGTTCCTCGAATCGACACGGTCCTGCTGGATCGAAAGGATCTGCCGTCGGTTGGCGCGGGCGAAACCCCCATCGTGGGTCTGGCGCCTGCCATTGGTAATGCCATTTTCGATGCCACGGGTATTCGTTTGCGCTCGCTCCCCATGGTCCCCAGTGGCTTGAAGAAGCCGTAG
- a CDS encoding (2Fe-2S)-binding protein produces the protein MARITHLFVNGSAVQLDVDAGTSLLTVLRDHLDLTGSKYGCGEGQCGACTVLIDGTARRSCITPVGTVAQKQITTIEGVAKNDVLHPLQQAFLQEEAMQCAYCTSGMIMAAIPLLNTNHNPTDQQIAQFMQGNICRCGTYPRIVAAVRRAAKAMKEVS, from the coding sequence ATGGCCAGGATCACCCATTTATTCGTGAACGGCAGCGCCGTCCAGCTTGACGTGGACGCTGGAACCAGCTTGCTCACCGTGTTGCGCGACCACCTGGATCTGACCGGAAGCAAGTATGGTTGCGGTGAGGGACAATGTGGCGCATGTACCGTTCTAATCGATGGAACGGCACGCCGATCGTGCATCACCCCAGTGGGCACGGTTGCCCAAAAACAAATCACCACGATTGAGGGCGTTGCGAAGAACGATGTCCTTCATCCCCTCCAGCAGGCGTTCCTCCAAGAGGAGGCGATGCAGTGTGCCTATTGTACCTCCGGGATGATCATGGCAGCGATTCCCCTCTTGAACACGAATCACAACCCTACTGACCAACAAATCGCGCAGTTCATGCAGGGGAACATTTGCCGCTGCGGGACCTATCCCCGAATCGTTGCTGCCGTCCGGAGGGCAGCAAAAGCCATGAAGGAGGTGAGTTGA
- the pepE gene encoding dipeptidase PepE, whose product MSLTANRLLLISNSTLYGRGYLDHAEGEIRDFLSGVRGVLFVPYALHDWEVYTSKARQRFEAMGYTLNSIHESANPQTAVETAGALFIGGGNTFRLLDRLYQFKVLESVRRRVGAGMPYLGASAGSNVACPTIRTTNDMPIVEPPSLKALGLVGFQINPHFLDPDPNSRHMGETREERIIQFLEENETPVVGLREGAMLRVEHGNIQLKGCSGARIFKRGCEPVELIPVADLNDYVA is encoded by the coding sequence ATGAGCCTGACAGCGAACCGATTACTCTTAATCAGCAACTCCACTCTTTATGGCCGTGGGTATCTCGATCACGCCGAGGGAGAGATTCGCGATTTTCTCAGCGGGGTAAGAGGGGTGCTGTTTGTACCTTACGCCCTACACGATTGGGAGGTTTACACCTCGAAGGCGCGGCAACGGTTTGAGGCCATGGGATACACCTTGAATTCGATTCATGAATCGGCGAATCCTCAGACGGCAGTTGAAACGGCGGGGGCGCTATTCATCGGCGGAGGCAATACCTTTCGCCTTCTGGATAGGCTGTACCAGTTCAAGGTACTGGAATCCGTCCGGCGGAGGGTCGGCGCAGGGATGCCTTACCTTGGCGCGAGTGCGGGATCTAATGTAGCGTGCCCGACCATTCGGACCACTAATGACATGCCGATCGTCGAACCCCCCTCCCTCAAGGCGCTGGGTTTGGTGGGTTTCCAAATTAATCCTCACTTTTTGGATCCCGATCCGAACTCCCGCCACATGGGGGAAACCCGTGAAGAGAGAATCATCCAATTTCTGGAGGAGAACGAGACCCCGGTGGTGGGGCTGCGGGAGGGAGCCATGTTGCGGGTGGAACATGGAAACATTCAATTGAAAGGCTGCTCGGGGGCGCGCATCTTTAAGCGGGGATGTGAGCCGGTGGAATTAATCCCCGTGGCCGATCTGAATGATTATGTGGCATAA